The Streptomyces sp. Alt3 genome has a segment encoding these proteins:
- a CDS encoding HelD family protein, translating to MGTTTTHDEVITTEQTAVDHAYDCYTTNLAEMIGTSAATASASGKDGIANRKHTEAKAAAYGGLGDEALVFSRVDAPDDPGGKPRPWYIGRRLVHDSDKEIVVLPWTSPLAKTWADAMPEAPGEVVLRRQLRCVQQVVQDYFDEIAAPVMPPLEAIPPPRPAADDVAEAESRTGAEAPVQASPEPGEEQLERRPPSRTPGDLVGRQRRKPVQPDDFLLRELRRSRGGRMRDIVETIRRDQMDLVTGSPSDILVVQGGPGTGKSAVGLHRVTWLVNNEHFKAQDILVIGPHQRFLDYVGQVLPTLGTRDVNAVQLDRLWEGEIHGTDTPQARLVKSGERMAAVLRRRVESDCRPEALDDLTTAPSYEGDEPAVVVTAGSTTLRVPKSEVLSLLDDVRAADGPYRQRRERFRSLFVDRLLQELATVAPRRGQGGTIRRDLERNRRVERLVERIWPAPGAREALRSLYDSPDLLGACADGILDADEQAALHRPRADTADAEPWTLDDHVCLEELRFLIDGETPRRYGHIVADEAQDLTPLQARALRRRCAVGGSMTILGDLAQATGPHTHLSWDPLGTLLSDHGDWRVAELNTSYRVPAEIMDFVAPLARAVAPGLSYPRAVRKAGEDAVRTVATEPWRLLDDTVAQMNRLVGTSDGSTPRWIAVIVPDDSSWLDEISRRLDEDPGLPARGRETVSVLAAAQAKGMEYDHVLVVEPATIADRGPAGLRQLYIALTRSTQSLTVLHTSPLPEVLTNRENAPQEPSAGTGSGTDPGDVPEIGADIRVRVIGPGPGGRYKVKAISPRTDRPLVLTVRHGTTPPRPGEELDCWVFANESGQSVLTADERGRMPVSPKMAQRYTAALGVLDDLVAGDDDVLGDARARLSDLQSMANRILRRDQADWVDVYRVLNSPDRQRLGILRDLATRTNRALKDGTLDSGRLRTELADSDWAVALADAQQTLRARLTGATTPDHSSEPDAHQPDPSEQKEAEPVTTVEEAPAVPAVTTKDDFLAALETLAASDRTCKKHEAVRHALKSELLWADLQPTDSETVDVLCTVGDGLFVYEVLGAGRSAYAELRSGATRLLEVNHTLSTPADRLHMVLCEPPAEAWAAETVREAFGIHVLWRTRDGWGGDDPYTALGSHQA from the coding sequence ATGGGCACCACCACCACGCATGACGAGGTCATCACCACCGAGCAGACGGCGGTGGACCACGCGTACGACTGTTACACCACGAATCTGGCCGAGATGATCGGGACATCGGCTGCCACGGCTTCGGCGAGCGGGAAGGACGGCATCGCCAACCGGAAGCACACGGAAGCGAAGGCAGCGGCTTACGGCGGCCTCGGCGACGAGGCCCTGGTCTTCTCCCGCGTGGACGCGCCGGACGACCCGGGCGGCAAGCCGCGTCCGTGGTACATCGGCCGGCGGCTGGTGCACGACTCCGACAAGGAGATCGTCGTCCTGCCGTGGACCAGTCCACTCGCGAAGACATGGGCCGACGCCATGCCGGAGGCGCCCGGGGAGGTGGTGTTGCGCCGACAGTTGCGTTGCGTGCAGCAGGTCGTCCAGGACTACTTCGACGAGATCGCCGCACCGGTCATGCCCCCTCTCGAGGCCATTCCACCGCCGCGTCCGGCCGCGGACGACGTAGCCGAGGCCGAGTCTCGGACTGGGGCCGAGGCACCCGTCCAGGCGTCTCCGGAACCGGGTGAGGAACAGCTCGAGAGACGTCCACCGTCCCGCACGCCCGGCGACCTCGTCGGCCGGCAACGACGTAAGCCGGTTCAGCCGGACGACTTCCTGCTGCGTGAGCTGCGGCGCTCGCGTGGCGGCCGGATGCGGGACATCGTCGAGACCATCCGCCGTGACCAGATGGACCTGGTGACCGGCTCACCGTCCGACATCCTCGTCGTACAGGGCGGCCCCGGAACCGGCAAGTCGGCCGTCGGCCTGCACCGCGTGACCTGGCTCGTGAACAACGAGCACTTCAAGGCCCAGGACATCCTCGTCATCGGCCCCCACCAGAGGTTCCTCGACTACGTCGGCCAGGTGCTGCCCACCCTCGGCACACGGGACGTCAACGCCGTCCAGCTGGACCGGCTGTGGGAGGGCGAGATCCACGGCACCGACACCCCGCAGGCCCGGCTGGTGAAGTCCGGCGAGCGGATGGCGGCCGTGCTGCGGCGCCGTGTCGAGAGCGACTGCCGCCCGGAGGCACTCGACGACCTCACCACCGCGCCCTCCTACGAGGGCGACGAACCGGCCGTCGTCGTCACCGCCGGCAGCACGACGCTGCGCGTGCCGAAGTCCGAAGTCCTCTCACTCCTCGACGACGTACGTGCTGCCGACGGCCCCTACCGACAGCGTCGCGAACGTTTCCGCAGCCTGTTCGTCGACCGGCTCCTCCAGGAGCTGGCCACCGTTGCTCCGCGCCGCGGCCAGGGTGGCACGATCCGCCGCGACCTGGAACGCAACCGTCGCGTCGAGCGACTCGTCGAACGCATCTGGCCCGCGCCGGGTGCCAGGGAGGCCCTGCGCAGCCTCTACGACTCGCCCGACCTGCTGGGCGCCTGTGCGGACGGCATCCTCGACGCCGACGAGCAGGCGGCCCTGCACCGCCCGCGGGCCGACACCGCCGACGCCGAGCCCTGGACCCTCGACGACCACGTCTGCCTCGAAGAACTCCGGTTCCTCATCGACGGGGAGACGCCCCGCCGCTACGGGCACATCGTCGCCGACGAGGCCCAGGACCTCACCCCGCTGCAGGCCCGCGCACTGCGCCGCCGCTGCGCCGTCGGCGGCTCCATGACGATCCTCGGCGACCTCGCCCAGGCCACCGGCCCTCACACCCATCTCAGCTGGGACCCGCTCGGCACTCTTCTGTCGGACCACGGGGACTGGCGCGTCGCCGAGCTGAACACCAGCTACCGCGTACCGGCAGAGATCATGGACTTCGTGGCACCCCTCGCACGCGCGGTCGCCCCCGGGCTGTCGTACCCGCGGGCGGTACGAAAGGCGGGCGAGGACGCCGTACGTACGGTGGCGACCGAACCGTGGAGACTGCTCGACGACACCGTCGCCCAGATGAACCGCCTGGTGGGCACCAGCGACGGGAGCACGCCGCGCTGGATCGCCGTCATCGTCCCCGACGACTCGTCCTGGCTCGACGAGATCAGCCGCCGCCTCGACGAGGACCCCGGTCTCCCGGCCAGGGGGCGCGAGACCGTGTCCGTCCTGGCCGCCGCACAAGCCAAGGGCATGGAGTACGACCACGTCCTGGTCGTCGAGCCCGCCACCATCGCCGACCGCGGCCCGGCCGGCCTCCGGCAGCTGTACATCGCGCTGACCCGCAGCACGCAGAGCTTGACGGTGCTGCACACCTCACCGCTTCCCGAGGTCCTCACGAACAGGGAGAACGCCCCCCAGGAGCCGTCCGCCGGGACAGGCTCCGGCACGGATCCGGGCGACGTTCCCGAGATCGGGGCCGACATCCGCGTCCGAGTCATCGGCCCCGGCCCGGGCGGCCGCTACAAGGTCAAGGCGATCAGCCCGCGGACGGACCGCCCCCTGGTCCTGACGGTTCGGCACGGCACCACTCCTCCCCGCCCCGGCGAGGAACTGGACTGCTGGGTCTTCGCGAACGAGAGCGGCCAGAGCGTGCTCACCGCTGACGAGCGGGGACGCATGCCCGTCTCACCGAAGATGGCCCAGCGCTACACAGCGGCACTCGGCGTGCTCGACGATCTGGTCGCGGGCGACGACGACGTCCTGGGCGACGCCCGCGCCCGGCTCTCCGACCTGCAGAGCATGGCCAACCGTATTCTCCGCCGCGACCAGGCTGACTGGGTGGATGTGTACCGCGTCCTCAACTCCCCTGACCGGCAGCGCCTGGGCATCCTGCGGGACCTCGCGACACGCACCAACCGCGCGCTGAAGGACGGCACCCTGGACAGTGGCCGGCTGCGGACCGAACTCGCCGACTCCGACTGGGCCGTGGCGCTCGCCGACGCGCAGCAGACGCTTCGTGCCCGCCTGACCGGTGCCACAACCCCCGACCACAGCAGCGAGCCTGACGCCCACCAGCCCGACCCCTCCGAGCAGAAGGAAGCCGAACCCGTGACCACCGTCGAAGAAGCACCAGCCGTCCCGGCCGTGACCACGAAGGACGACTTCCTTGCCGCCTTGGAAACCCTGGCAGCCTCGGACCGCACCTGCAAGAAGCACGAGGCGGTGCGCCACGCCCTGAAGTCGGAGTTGCTGTGGGCGGACCTCCAGCCGACCGACTCCGAGACCGTCGACGTCCTCTGCACCGTGGGCGACGGCCTGTTCGTCTACGAGGTCCTGGGAGCCGGCCGCTCCGCGTACGCGGAACTCCGCTCGGGGGCGACCCGGCTTCTCGAGGTCAACCACACCCTGAGCACACCGGCAGACCGCCTTCACATGGTCCTGTGCGAGCCGCCTGCCGAGGCCTGGGCGGCCGAGACGGTACGTGAGGCCTTCGGGATCCACGTCCTGTGGCGCACTCGTGACGGCTGGGGCGGCGACGACCCCTACACCGCTCTGGGCAGCCACCAGGCGTGA
- a CDS encoding ABC transporter ATP-binding protein, producing MKRFFGKVRMAEPQVSDAERELFGGPLRYDMGWSQHEHAGLDLTMRSALRQMPGLVSATLRMAWSADRRALVAVAISELGQGIAAAVGLLAINSVMHALLGAGDAAERLHALLPGLLAAAGVAVVNSALAGWSTSRAGRLEPKVERIATTRYLAAATSVELEAIDDPDFRRLIDIAQYGPASARRMIGACVSALNSTISLIATAGVLTALHPALLPMLLVIAAPRGWGAMRVAQERYVSMMSWIEHLRASRLIGNLLTERTAAQEVRIHAVGPFLLDRYRRMAASAESEQERLASSKAVTEWVASALSGLAMAATYGSMIWLIMAGHMSLAVAGTAVIAVRTGSASLGALVMNINQLHEESLYVRDHGQFLVEAARRAIPKTGAPVPAQVRQVSLEHVTYRYPDRDAPALDDVTLAFPMGSVIAVVGENGSGKSTLMKILSGLLLPHAGSVRWGDFDVSELERSQVFDRVSLLTQDFQRWPVTAAMNIRIGRPGRDASTRDLQKSVDYAGAGSVTAKLPNGLDSMLGRMFRGAIELSGGEWQKVGLARTHWRSSTSQEDSVLIVDEPTSALDPEAEIAAFDRIRRLAAPHRAVVLVTHRMSGVRHADHIYVLDQGRLTEHGTHDDLIAACGRYAAMFETQAAQYAPAPHVPRPASPGVVDKA from the coding sequence GTGAAGCGATTCTTCGGCAAGGTCCGCATGGCGGAACCTCAGGTCTCCGATGCGGAGCGAGAACTCTTCGGTGGGCCCCTGCGCTACGACATGGGCTGGTCCCAGCACGAACATGCCGGTCTGGACCTGACCATGCGCTCCGCGCTGCGTCAGATGCCCGGACTCGTCAGTGCCACCCTGCGGATGGCATGGAGTGCGGACCGCCGCGCACTCGTGGCCGTGGCGATCAGCGAACTCGGCCAGGGCATCGCCGCCGCGGTCGGCCTGCTCGCCATCAACTCGGTCATGCACGCGCTTCTCGGCGCAGGGGATGCCGCTGAGAGGCTGCACGCCCTCCTGCCGGGGCTGCTCGCCGCCGCAGGCGTCGCCGTCGTGAACTCGGCCCTGGCCGGCTGGTCGACATCTCGGGCCGGCCGCCTGGAGCCGAAGGTCGAGCGGATCGCCACGACGCGGTACCTGGCCGCGGCGACCTCGGTCGAACTCGAAGCCATCGACGACCCGGACTTCCGCCGCCTGATCGACATCGCCCAGTACGGTCCCGCCTCCGCGCGCCGGATGATCGGCGCCTGTGTCTCCGCGCTGAACAGCACCATTTCACTGATCGCCACGGCCGGTGTCCTCACCGCCTTGCACCCGGCCCTGCTGCCCATGCTGCTGGTCATCGCGGCTCCCCGCGGCTGGGGAGCCATGCGGGTCGCACAGGAGCGCTACGTGTCGATGATGAGCTGGATCGAGCACCTGCGGGCCAGCCGTCTCATCGGCAACCTTCTCACCGAACGCACGGCTGCCCAGGAAGTACGCATCCACGCCGTCGGTCCCTTCCTCCTCGACCGGTACCGGCGCATGGCCGCGAGCGCGGAATCGGAACAGGAGCGTCTGGCCTCCAGCAAGGCCGTCACCGAATGGGTCGCCTCCGCGCTGTCCGGGCTCGCGATGGCCGCCACCTACGGCAGCATGATCTGGCTGATCATGGCCGGGCACATGAGTCTCGCAGTCGCCGGCACCGCCGTGATCGCGGTGCGTACAGGGTCGGCGAGCCTGGGCGCCCTGGTGATGAACATCAACCAGCTGCACGAAGAGTCCCTCTACGTCCGGGACCACGGACAGTTCCTGGTCGAGGCCGCTCGACGCGCCATCCCGAAGACCGGCGCTCCCGTCCCTGCGCAGGTGCGACAGGTCTCTCTGGAGCACGTCACCTACCGGTATCCCGACCGCGACGCACCGGCCCTGGACGACGTGACGCTCGCCTTCCCCATGGGGTCGGTCATCGCCGTGGTGGGCGAGAACGGCTCCGGCAAAAGCACCTTGATGAAGATCCTTTCCGGCCTGCTCCTCCCTCACGCCGGATCGGTGAGGTGGGGCGATTTCGACGTCTCCGAACTGGAGCGCTCCCAGGTCTTCGACCGCGTCTCCCTTCTCACCCAGGACTTCCAGCGGTGGCCCGTGACCGCAGCGATGAACATCCGTATCGGCCGCCCCGGCCGCGACGCATCGACCCGCGACCTGCAGAAGTCCGTCGACTACGCCGGAGCCGGATCCGTCACCGCCAAGCTCCCCAACGGCCTGGACAGCATGCTCGGCCGCATGTTCCGCGGAGCGATCGAACTCTCCGGGGGCGAATGGCAGAAAGTGGGCCTGGCCCGCACCCATTGGCGCAGCTCGACGTCGCAGGAAGACAGTGTCCTCATCGTCGACGAACCCACCTCCGCCCTGGACCCCGAGGCCGAGATCGCCGCCTTCGACCGCATCCGCCGCCTCGCTGCTCCGCACCGGGCCGTCGTCCTGGTCACCCACCGCATGTCCGGCGTCCGCCACGCCGACCACATCTACGTCCTCGACCAAGGACGCCTCACCGAGCACGGCACCCATGACGACCTCATCGCCGCATGTGGCCGATATGCCGCCATGTTCGAGACCCAGGCCGCCCAGTACGCCCCGGCTCCGCACGTCCCGAGGCCTGCTTCGCCCGGCGTCGTGGACAAGGCGTGA
- a CDS encoding GDSL-type esterase/lipase family protein, protein MTAAVAALAAPAPTSVGSQPKPGQKLAQESAHGATVAPALARDLVNAQVAGPISPGSSPVAETPGVPAAFASWDQLRRVQGKMNETAGALEHSAGQSEGSAFAGVIAAPEDKRVIVYWHGALTPAAQAAIARSATPVVVRSAKYSVKVLSAASARVAQRAQSADVQLAKVIRPQDGSGLQASVVGGEAEAARLRQAVASVGVPVKVTPGGEVQTSLADPSRNTDPTAGGAQMISPVCSTAFAAKYQGREVMLTADHCFSPGSGIERYVVDSTGGRAPQPFGTRVSPKVEGPVVDVAALQPWNGTQFEPRIWTGSAADAGSSGQKKTWVNGAMLPQKGNWICNDGSRSGMICNIQITDRSEDYFAKGPDGNGKEVMHHYRWGWDAKKRVTSKDSSPVAGRRGDSGGPVILSTGRDDTGTEPNAFAMGIVSASAGAGFTCPTGVQTICFKAITFVGIDDALNYLGDSSLTAVDFPNTTARRDLNFQGQAPTPAPAPTPEVHEHTELVAANGTALGYDSRLGKLTGEIPGDREADWAVQQATDGGWYFQNLASPLQNFGISAATGMQIVSVGGDEVQIQIQQGVCLHLETDIAQAETASTALPAPCNINEIDQRFTLVPVTNDLADPTELPPPSQGRMNLPSSEHTTPVPRLSVMPLGDSITLGVGSDTRTGYRPGLANRLAGAADTVKFVGSQTDADGTRHEGHSGWRIDQLQANIETWLAEAKPNVITLHIGTNDMNRNYQVSTAPQRLGVLLDQINAASPDTAIVVASLVPATDPAVQARVNAYNKAIPDVIAARTSKGFRITQVSMGALTTADLNDNLHPNNAGYVKMADAFQDGIATLARNGWIKETVEVKPAPPKRAANVGDYNVDINGDGLADYLVVDDNGATRAWLNTGPGKWSDQGVIATGSGTWTDNQVRFADVGGDARADYLVVEPNGATRAFINQGGDGRGGWLDKGYIATGSPNWTGDQVRFADVAGDAHADYLVVDAHGATRAWLTTTDATTGTIKLTDQGIIASGSAAWTSDQARFADVGGDARADYLVVEPNGATRAFINQGGNGRGGWLDKGYIATGSPNWTGSQVRFANTDGDAHADYLVLDTDGSIHAWLTTTDATTGTIKLTDQGIIATGTGAPSDRVRI, encoded by the coding sequence GTGACGGCTGCTGTAGCGGCCCTGGCCGCACCGGCCCCCACCTCCGTCGGCTCCCAGCCGAAGCCCGGCCAGAAGCTGGCGCAGGAGTCGGCACACGGAGCCACCGTGGCCCCGGCACTCGCGCGGGATCTGGTCAACGCACAGGTGGCGGGTCCGATTTCCCCCGGCTCCTCCCCCGTGGCGGAAACACCGGGCGTTCCTGCCGCCTTCGCTTCCTGGGACCAGCTGCGACGCGTTCAGGGAAAGATGAACGAGACGGCCGGCGCGCTGGAGCACTCGGCAGGCCAGAGCGAGGGCAGTGCATTCGCCGGGGTGATCGCCGCGCCCGAGGACAAGCGCGTCATCGTGTACTGGCACGGTGCGTTGACACCGGCCGCCCAAGCTGCCATCGCGCGCAGCGCCACGCCGGTCGTGGTCAGGTCGGCCAAGTACTCGGTGAAGGTTTTGTCTGCGGCATCGGCGCGGGTGGCGCAGCGGGCGCAGTCGGCGGATGTGCAGCTCGCGAAGGTGATACGACCGCAGGACGGAAGCGGGCTGCAGGCGTCAGTAGTGGGCGGCGAAGCCGAGGCGGCGCGGCTGCGGCAGGCCGTGGCGTCTGTAGGCGTACCGGTGAAGGTCACCCCTGGCGGGGAGGTTCAGACCAGTCTGGCCGATCCTTCGCGGAACACCGATCCCACTGCGGGGGGTGCGCAGATGATCTCCCCGGTCTGCAGCACGGCGTTCGCGGCCAAGTACCAGGGTCGGGAGGTGATGCTGACGGCCGACCACTGCTTCAGCCCCGGTTCGGGCATCGAGAGATACGTCGTGGACTCGACCGGGGGGCGGGCGCCGCAGCCTTTCGGTACCCGGGTTTCGCCGAAGGTTGAGGGGCCGGTCGTCGACGTAGCAGCCCTGCAGCCGTGGAACGGAACCCAGTTCGAGCCTCGGATCTGGACCGGGTCCGCTGCCGACGCAGGGAGCAGTGGGCAGAAGAAGACCTGGGTCAATGGTGCGATGCTGCCCCAGAAGGGCAACTGGATCTGCAACGACGGTTCCCGCTCAGGGATGATCTGCAATATCCAGATCACTGACCGGAGCGAGGACTATTTCGCAAAGGGGCCGGACGGCAACGGCAAGGAGGTGATGCATCACTACCGGTGGGGCTGGGACGCGAAAAAGAGGGTGACCAGCAAGGACAGCAGCCCAGTCGCCGGGCGGCGGGGCGACAGCGGTGGCCCCGTCATCCTGTCCACGGGGCGGGACGACACAGGAACTGAGCCCAATGCGTTTGCCATGGGCATCGTTTCGGCAAGTGCCGGCGCGGGCTTCACATGCCCTACAGGTGTGCAGACCATCTGCTTCAAGGCGATCACCTTCGTCGGAATCGACGACGCTCTCAACTACCTGGGAGATTCATCGCTCACAGCGGTCGATTTTCCCAATACCACGGCTCGGAGAGATCTGAACTTCCAGGGGCAGGCACCCACCCCCGCCCCCGCACCCACCCCTGAGGTGCATGAACACACGGAACTGGTAGCTGCCAACGGCACCGCACTCGGCTACGACTCCCGGCTCGGAAAGCTCACCGGCGAGATTCCGGGCGACCGGGAAGCCGACTGGGCGGTACAGCAGGCCACCGACGGCGGATGGTACTTCCAGAACCTCGCCTCCCCCCTACAGAACTTCGGGATATCGGCTGCAACAGGAATGCAGATCGTCAGCGTGGGCGGCGACGAGGTGCAGATCCAGATCCAGCAAGGTGTCTGCCTGCATCTCGAAACCGATATTGCTCAAGCCGAGACAGCCTCAACCGCGCTCCCGGCGCCGTGCAACATCAACGAAATCGACCAGAGATTCACGCTGGTCCCCGTGACCAATGACCTCGCCGATCCCACAGAGCTGCCGCCCCCTTCCCAGGGGAGGATGAACCTGCCGTCCTCCGAGCACACCACGCCAGTTCCCCGCCTCAGTGTGATGCCGCTGGGCGACTCGATCACCCTGGGTGTGGGCAGCGACACCCGCACCGGCTACCGTCCCGGGCTGGCGAACCGGCTGGCCGGGGCCGCTGACACCGTGAAGTTCGTCGGCTCGCAGACCGATGCCGACGGCACTCGCCATGAAGGCCACTCCGGCTGGCGTATCGACCAGCTCCAGGCAAATATCGAGACCTGGCTGGCCGAGGCGAAACCCAACGTCATCACGCTGCACATCGGCACCAACGACATGAACCGCAATTACCAGGTGAGCACCGCACCCCAGCGCCTCGGTGTCCTCCTCGACCAGATCAACGCGGCCTCACCCGACACCGCGATCGTGGTGGCTTCCCTGGTTCCCGCCACCGACCCAGCAGTGCAGGCCCGCGTCAACGCCTACAACAAGGCGATACCCGACGTCATCGCGGCCCGTACTTCCAAAGGATTCCGGATCACGCAGGTCAGCATGGGCGCTCTCACCACCGCTGACCTCAACGACAACCTCCACCCCAACAACGCCGGCTACGTGAAGATGGCCGACGCCTTCCAGGACGGCATCGCGACCCTCGCCCGCAACGGCTGGATCAAGGAGACCGTCGAAGTCAAGCCCGCCCCGCCCAAGCGGGCAGCGAACGTCGGCGACTACAACGTCGACATCAACGGGGACGGTCTGGCCGACTACCTGGTCGTCGACGACAACGGCGCCACCCGCGCGTGGCTCAACACCGGCCCGGGCAAGTGGAGCGACCAGGGTGTCATCGCCACCGGCTCGGGCACTTGGACCGACAACCAGGTTCGCTTCGCCGACGTCGGCGGCGATGCGAGGGCCGACTATCTCGTGGTCGAGCCCAACGGCGCCACCCGCGCCTTCATCAACCAGGGCGGAGACGGCCGGGGCGGATGGCTGGACAAGGGTTACATCGCCACCGGATCCCCCAACTGGACCGGCGATCAAGTGCGCTTCGCCGACGTCGCCGGCGACGCTCACGCCGACTACCTGGTAGTCGATGCCCACGGCGCCACCCGCGCCTGGCTGACCACCACCGACGCCACCACCGGCACCATCAAGCTGACCGACCAGGGGATCATCGCCAGCGGCTCAGCTGCTTGGACCAGCGATCAGGCGAGGTTCGCCGACGTCGGCGGCGATGCCAGGGCGGACTACCTCGTGGTCGAGCCCAACGGCGCCACTCGCGCCTTCATCAACCAGGGCGGGAACGGCCGGGGCGGATGGCTGGACAAGGGTTACATCGCCACCGGCTCCCCCAACTGGACCGGCAGCCAGGTCCGCTTCGCCAACACCGACGGCGACGCCCACGCCGACTACCTCGTCCTCGACACCGACGGCAGCATCCATGCCTGGCTGACCACCACCGACGCCACCACCGGCACCATCAAGCTGACCGACCAGGGAATCATCGCCACGGGTACCGGAGCCCCCAGCGACCGCGTCCGCATCTGA
- a CDS encoding helix-turn-helix transcriptional regulator yields MSELFDAVDALLASRAALPPPAERKRLRAAHGLTIDEVAGALKVRRATVSGWEAGKTEPRPPERDAYARLLDKLAELYPADPAAPVQDAAVAATRSCSRCGCPGGCSASGA; encoded by the coding sequence ATGTCCGAGCTGTTCGACGCGGTCGACGCGCTGCTTGCGTCCCGTGCCGCGCTGCCGCCCCCGGCGGAGCGGAAGCGGCTGCGTGCCGCGCACGGCCTGACGATCGATGAGGTGGCCGGTGCGCTGAAGGTGCGCCGGGCCACGGTGTCGGGCTGGGAGGCCGGCAAGACCGAACCCCGGCCCCCGGAGCGCGACGCCTACGCCCGGCTGCTGGACAAGCTCGCGGAGCTCTACCCCGCCGACCCGGCCGCGCCCGTTCAGGACGCCGCGGTGGCGGCCACGCGCTCCTGCTCCCGTTGTGGCTGCCCCGGCGGCTGCTCCGCGTCCGGCGCGTAG
- the tpg gene encoding telomere-protecting terminal protein Tpg, whose product MSLIGDGLDAAVQKAFTRPAPKHAGPRMRYLVKQLGGTKAVAQMLRISQRTVERYVKDQIKKPRPELAARLEREVKKRWQPQIRAKARAKAASTDGIVIDTRARMGYTAPIGSTDQDRIRHLTVALPPQYAARLFEAQEAGAGDARLQQIAAEALKEVYFQDGGRRAGSLDEVRFTDIEHLEFDL is encoded by the coding sequence ATGAGCCTGATCGGGGACGGCCTGGACGCCGCGGTCCAGAAGGCGTTCACCCGCCCGGCACCGAAGCACGCGGGCCCGCGGATGCGGTACCTGGTCAAGCAGTTGGGTGGTACCAAGGCGGTCGCGCAGATGCTGCGGATCTCCCAGCGCACCGTCGAGCGGTACGTGAAGGACCAGATCAAGAAGCCCCGCCCGGAGCTCGCCGCGCGCCTGGAGCGTGAGGTGAAGAAGCGGTGGCAGCCGCAGATCCGGGCCAAGGCCAGGGCGAAGGCGGCGTCAACGGACGGCATCGTCATCGACACCCGCGCCCGCATGGGCTACACCGCACCGATCGGATCGACCGACCAGGACCGCATCCGGCACCTGACCGTCGCCCTGCCCCCGCAGTACGCCGCCCGCCTCTTCGAGGCCCAGGAGGCCGGCGCCGGCGACGCCCGGCTCCAGCAGATCGCGGCCGAAGCGCTCAAGGAGGTCTACTTCCAGGACGGCGGCCGCCGCGCCGGAAGCCTGGACGAGGTCCGGTTCACGGACATCGAACACCTCGAGTTCGACCTGTAG
- a CDS encoding SRPBCC family protein, whose product MTTRHRALQTMAVAAIATLTALSAPSMATASATRPAAGTPAFQECQGVTVDRTAPVIARASVLIKASAREIWERHTDIDAWNTWIPEITPSQKKTPGPVRPGTVFDWSPQGMKVTSTITNVQKNRCLAWAAPVNGIDGVHLWTFKKVEGGVLATTEESWAGTPVEADIPGNQAALESGLVDWVNRLRTTAETTNDCSARRGE is encoded by the coding sequence ATGACCACGCGACACCGCGCCCTGCAGACCATGGCCGTAGCGGCGATCGCCACGCTGACAGCACTCTCCGCCCCGTCCATGGCGACGGCAAGCGCAACCCGACCCGCCGCCGGCACTCCCGCCTTCCAGGAATGCCAGGGCGTGACCGTCGACAGAACCGCGCCGGTCATCGCCCGCGCCAGCGTTCTGATCAAGGCGTCGGCGCGGGAGATATGGGAACGGCACACCGACATCGACGCGTGGAACACCTGGATCCCCGAGATCACGCCGTCGCAGAAGAAGACGCCTGGACCGGTACGGCCGGGTACGGTCTTCGACTGGTCCCCCCAGGGCATGAAGGTCACCTCCACGATCACCAACGTCCAGAAGAACCGGTGCCTCGCTTGGGCCGCGCCCGTCAACGGCATCGACGGCGTGCACCTGTGGACGTTCAAGAAGGTCGAGGGTGGAGTGCTCGCCACGACCGAGGAGTCCTGGGCTGGCACTCCTGTCGAGGCCGACATCCCCGGCAACCAGGCAGCCCTCGAATCCGGCCTCGTCGACTGGGTGAACCGGCTCAGGACCACAGCCGAGACGACGAACGACTGCTCAGCCCGCCGGGGCGAGTAA
- a CDS encoding ABC transporter permease, producing MSVTAPAAQAAVDHSTPNRTSTGDVDNLGTYVSFGLAYLLGHGSAALSQGDAPVLDLPGWLPMTLLGAGLAAGTVQATRAALRTQRTTTDPDAVRTAQLLGALWVTAFAALFLAITGLSATVDHPDIQTLLWPTGSGFVVGLIYVAEGAVRRNLLHYALGTWLALTSTTALFLGNPGFYWVLTLAGGGAYALATVLERRRPRRR from the coding sequence ATGTCCGTCACCGCCCCCGCCGCACAGGCAGCCGTCGACCACAGCACCCCGAACCGCACCTCGACGGGCGACGTCGACAACCTCGGCACCTACGTCAGCTTCGGCCTCGCCTACCTCCTCGGTCACGGTTCCGCCGCCCTCTCCCAGGGCGACGCCCCCGTCCTCGACCTCCCCGGCTGGCTGCCGATGACCCTGCTCGGCGCCGGACTCGCCGCAGGCACCGTCCAGGCCACCCGTGCCGCCCTGCGCACCCAGCGCACCACCACCGACCCTGATGCCGTCCGCACCGCCCAGCTCCTCGGCGCACTCTGGGTCACCGCCTTCGCCGCCCTATTCCTCGCGATCACCGGCCTCAGCGCCACGGTGGACCACCCCGACATCCAGACCCTGCTCTGGCCCACCGGCTCCGGCTTCGTCGTCGGCCTCATCTACGTCGCCGAAGGCGCCGTACGCCGCAACCTGCTCCACTACGCCCTCGGCACGTGGCTCGCCCTCACCTCGACCACGGCCCTGTTCCTCGGCAACCCCGGCTTCTACTGGGTCCTCACCCTCGCCGGCGGCGGCGCTTACGCCCTCGCCACCGTCCTCGAGCGCCGCCGCCCGCGCCGGCGCTGA